From one Coffea eugenioides isolate CCC68of chromosome 11, Ceug_1.0, whole genome shotgun sequence genomic stretch:
- the LOC113751609 gene encoding protein TRIGALACTOSYLDIACYLGLYCEROL 1, chloroplastic-like isoform X2 → MKNLQRGARFGELCSSSGPNMQAASQFYSVFYFSNSRGSSCDIFARTKNKPLSSSKLARKLDLTLGSWTCKFPCAVRPCRLSVIPNTNDGHPCISVTEEDRTTDQAWNDELETFLSKWSPPGYLWRGLSVLILAGQVISRTIKGKVHWRNTLQQLERVGPKSVGVCLLTSAFVGMAFTIQFVREFTRLGLNRAVGGVLALAFSRELSPVVTSIVIAGRIGSAFAAELGTMQVSEQTDTLRVLGADPVDYLVTPRVIASCIALPFLTLMCFTVGMASSALLADSVYGVGINIILDSAHRALKSWDLVSAMIKSQVFGGIISVVSCAWGVTTLGGAKGVGESTTSAVVISLVGIFIADFALSYCFFQGAGDSLKNL, encoded by the exons ATGAAAAACTTGCAG AGAGGAGCCAGATTTGGAGAATTGTGTAGCAGTTCTGGACCTAACATGCAAGCAGCTTCCCAATTTTACTCTGTATTTTACTTCTCCAACAG TCGCGGAAGCAGCTGTGACATATTTGCTCGGACAAAAAATAAACCTCTCAGCTCAAGTAAACTTGCCAGAAAGCTCGACCTAACTCTAGGATCTTGGACTTGTAAGTTTCCTTGTGCAGTCCGACCGTGCAGGCTATCTGTGATTCCGAACACAAATGATGGTCACCCATGTATCTCTGTGACTGAAGAAGATAGGACGACAGACCAAGCCTGGAATGATGAGCTGGAGACTTTTCTGAGCAAATGGTCACCACCAGGGTACTTGTGGAGGGGATTATCTGTTCTTATCTTGGCTGGGCAGGTCATTAGTAGGACCATAAAGGGCAAAGTCCACTGGAGAAACACCCTGCAACAACTGGAGAGGGTTGGACCTAAATCTGTAGGTGTCTGTCTCTTAACTTCAGCTTTTGTTGGAATGGCCTTCACCATACAATTTGTGAGAGAGTTCACTAGGTTAGGGCTGAATAGAGCTGTTGGTGGTGTCTTAGCGCTAGCTTTTTCAAGGGAGCTGAGTCCTGTAGTCACATCAATTGTAATTGCAGGACGTATTGGGAGTGCATTTGCTGCAGAATTGGGCACCATGCAAGTTTCTGAGCAAACTGACACGTTGAGAGTTCTTGGTGCAGATCCTGTTGATTATCTTGTTACACCAAGGGTTATCGCTTCCTGCATTGCTCTGCCATTTTTAACTCTAATGTGCTTCACTGTAGGGATGGCGTCCAGTGCCCTTTTGGCTGATAGTGTTTATGGGGTTGGCATAAACATAATCTTGGATTCTGCTCATAGAGCTCTTAAATCATGGGATTTAGTCAGTGCAATGATCAAGTCTCAGGTATTTGGTGGGATTATATCCGTAGTTAGCTGCGCTTGGGGAGTTACAACATTGGGGGGTGCCAAAGGCGTTGGAGAATCAACAACTTCTGCTGTGGTTATATCTCTTGTCGGTATTTTTATAGCTGACTTCGCTCTATCTTATTGCTTCTTCCAGGGAGCAGGAGACTCGCTGAAGAATTTATGA
- the LOC113751609 gene encoding protein TRIGALACTOSYLDIACYLGLYCEROL 1, chloroplastic-like isoform X1, which yields MHISLQGQRGARFGELCSSSGPNMQAASQFYSVFYFSNSRGSSCDIFARTKNKPLSSSKLARKLDLTLGSWTCKFPCAVRPCRLSVIPNTNDGHPCISVTEEDRTTDQAWNDELETFLSKWSPPGYLWRGLSVLILAGQVISRTIKGKVHWRNTLQQLERVGPKSVGVCLLTSAFVGMAFTIQFVREFTRLGLNRAVGGVLALAFSRELSPVVTSIVIAGRIGSAFAAELGTMQVSEQTDTLRVLGADPVDYLVTPRVIASCIALPFLTLMCFTVGMASSALLADSVYGVGINIILDSAHRALKSWDLVSAMIKSQVFGGIISVVSCAWGVTTLGGAKGVGESTTSAVVISLVGIFIADFALSYCFFQGAGDSLKNL from the exons ATGCATATTTCCCTTCAAGGACAGAGAGGAGCCAGATTTGGAGAATTGTGTAGCAGTTCTGGACCTAACATGCAAGCAGCTTCCCAATTTTACTCTGTATTTTACTTCTCCAACAG TCGCGGAAGCAGCTGTGACATATTTGCTCGGACAAAAAATAAACCTCTCAGCTCAAGTAAACTTGCCAGAAAGCTCGACCTAACTCTAGGATCTTGGACTTGTAAGTTTCCTTGTGCAGTCCGACCGTGCAGGCTATCTGTGATTCCGAACACAAATGATGGTCACCCATGTATCTCTGTGACTGAAGAAGATAGGACGACAGACCAAGCCTGGAATGATGAGCTGGAGACTTTTCTGAGCAAATGGTCACCACCAGGGTACTTGTGGAGGGGATTATCTGTTCTTATCTTGGCTGGGCAGGTCATTAGTAGGACCATAAAGGGCAAAGTCCACTGGAGAAACACCCTGCAACAACTGGAGAGGGTTGGACCTAAATCTGTAGGTGTCTGTCTCTTAACTTCAGCTTTTGTTGGAATGGCCTTCACCATACAATTTGTGAGAGAGTTCACTAGGTTAGGGCTGAATAGAGCTGTTGGTGGTGTCTTAGCGCTAGCTTTTTCAAGGGAGCTGAGTCCTGTAGTCACATCAATTGTAATTGCAGGACGTATTGGGAGTGCATTTGCTGCAGAATTGGGCACCATGCAAGTTTCTGAGCAAACTGACACGTTGAGAGTTCTTGGTGCAGATCCTGTTGATTATCTTGTTACACCAAGGGTTATCGCTTCCTGCATTGCTCTGCCATTTTTAACTCTAATGTGCTTCACTGTAGGGATGGCGTCCAGTGCCCTTTTGGCTGATAGTGTTTATGGGGTTGGCATAAACATAATCTTGGATTCTGCTCATAGAGCTCTTAAATCATGGGATTTAGTCAGTGCAATGATCAAGTCTCAGGTATTTGGTGGGATTATATCCGTAGTTAGCTGCGCTTGGGGAGTTACAACATTGGGGGGTGCCAAAGGCGTTGGAGAATCAACAACTTCTGCTGTGGTTATATCTCTTGTCGGTATTTTTATAGCTGACTTCGCTCTATCTTATTGCTTCTTCCAGGGAGCAGGAGACTCGCTGAAGAATTTATGA